A single Pan paniscus chromosome 21, NHGRI_mPanPan1-v2.0_pri, whole genome shotgun sequence DNA region contains:
- the ZSWIM3 gene encoding zinc finger SWIM domain-containing protein 3: MELGSCFKTYEDFKECFSAYKRENRCSFILRDCVSVRFHNLNHGTSIREDILYVQVKFVCIRTQSNRKRTREADMCPAYLLLRYNERLDRLFISELNTQHIHGDSKVASPGGDTTGKSQKTMCLQRLQPVQPTTKKDLDTAEKSLVEPSFCLDKVQVSSKPEQEGITPSDLAKIAKVMKNFLKVDEGSMASFSVGDSQHLDRLSFQSSKMTDLFIRFPENLLLHRVENTQGHILYAFLVENKERESRVVHFAVLKAETATSVAKMLSIFTEFNSDWPKVKVVFVDPSFHYRAILQEIFPAARILLSIYHTTRLLEKKLHRSSANPSFKRLMKEALREAVFVTSEASLKNLCQMSQAVLDEDLFNFLQAHWFTCELLWYMHVRKGLLACNTYMDSLDIVTSKVSSLFREQQSLLDCILCFVDYIDFFNTKGLKNLPTAPPKLKRARPASMPLKSKKAFGICGESLTSLPAEETKPDAQQVQVQQQSQVPPSQVGMLDTLHQSGSELAYKLCHNEWEVVQNSTHLVDMAGSSVDVQLLEDSHQVSKDGCSCSCSFQQWYHLPCRHILALLHTSQQPVGEAMVCRRWQKKYQHLLGPNGELQDRGMVPNTGQPEKQGRNDMIQDLSRELANLLMQTEGPELEERYSTLRKIVDIWAGPSQPSELLQQPGDFKDVGRLPFLWGKQEEGEGFPPATAAMHY; this comes from the coding sequence GTATGTGCAGGTGAAATTTGTCTGCATTCGGACCCAATCAAACAGGAAGAGAACGCGGGAGGCAGACATGTGCCCAGCGTACTTGCTCCTAAGGTACAACGAGAGACTAGATAGACTATTTATCAGTGAACTAAACACACAGCACATACATGGTGACTCTAAAGTGGCTAGTCCTGGAGGAGACACTACTGGCAAATCTCAAAAGACAATGTGCCTGCAGAGACTCCAGCCTGTGCAGCCCACAACCAAAAAAGACCTTGACACTGCCGAGAAGTCCCTGGTTGAGCCATCGTTTTGCCTAGATAAGGTACAAGTGTCCTCAAAGCCAGAGCAGGAAGGCATCACTCCTTCTGACCTGGCCAAGATAGCAAAAGTGATGAAGAACTTTCTTAAGGTAGATGAGGGTTCCATGGCTTCCTTCAGTGTGGGTGACAGCCAGCACCTGGACCGGCTCAGCTTCCAGAGCAGTAAGATGACCGACCTGTTCATCCGCTTCCCAGAGAATCTCTTGCTACACCGGGTGGAGAACACCCAGGGCCACATCCTCTATGCTTTCTTGGTGGAGAACAAGGAACGAGAAAGTCGAGTGGTGCACTTTGCTGTGCTCAAGGCGGAGACAGCCACCTCTGTGGCCAAGATGCTGAGCATCTTCACAGAGTTCAACTCCGATTGGCCCAAGGTCAAGGTGGTCTTTGTGGACCCTTCATTCCATTACCGGGCTATCCTGCAGGAGATCTTTCCTGCTGCCCGCATCCTCCTTTCCATCTACCACACAACCCGACTCTTGGAGAAGAAGTTGCATCGTAGTTCAGCAAATCCATCCTTTAAAAGGCTCATGAAGGAAGCCCTGCGGGAGGCCGTGTTTGTCACTTCCGAAGCCAGCCTGAAAAATCTCTGCCAGATGTCCCAGGCCGTACTGGATGAGGATCTCTTCAACTTCCTGCAGGCCCACTGGTTCACCTGTGAACTGCTGTGGTACATGCATGTTAGGAAGGGCCTGCTTGCGTGTAACACCTACATGGACAGCCTAGACATTGTCACCAGCAAGGTGTCAAGCCTCTTTCGGGAACAGCAGTCGCTGCTGGACTGCATCCTCTGCTTTGTGGATTACATAGACTTCTTTAATACCAAAGGCTTGAAGAACTTGCCCACAGCTCCTCCCAAATTAAAGAGAGCTCGGCCGGCAAGCATGCCACTGAAGTCCAAGAAGGCTTTTGGAATCTGTGGAGAGAGCCTTACCAGCCTCCCTGCAGAAGAGACCAAGCCAGACGCACAGCAGGTACAGGTACAGCAGCAGTCACAGGTGCCGCCCTCGCAGGTTGGCATGCTGGACACCTTGCACCAGAGTGGCTCTGAACTAGCCTACAAGCTGTGCCACAATGAGTGGGAGGTGGTACAGAACTCCACCCACCTGGTGGACATGGCTGGCTCTTCAGTGGACGTTCAGCTGCTAGAGGACTCTCACCAGGTTAGCAAAGATGGCTGTAGCTGCAGCTGTTCCTTTCAACAATGGTACCACCTGCCATGCCGACACATTTTGGCTCTGCTGCACACCAGCCAGCAGCCGGTTGGTGAAGCCATGGTGTGCCGCCGGTGGCAGAAGAAGTACCAGCACCTCCTTGGGCCCAATGGGGAGCTCCAGGATCGTGGTATGGTCCCAAACACAGGCCAGCCTGAGAAGCAAGGACGGAACGACATGATTCAGGACCTAAGCAGGGAGTTAGCAAACCTGCTCATGCAGACCGAGGGGCCAGAGCTGGAGGAACGCTACTCCACCCTGCGCAAGATTGTGGATATCTGGGCTGGCCCCTCCCAGCCATCTGAGCTCCTTCAGCAGCCAGGAGACTTTAAGGACGTGGGCCGCCTCCCTTTCCTCTGGGGAAAGCAAGAAGAAGGGGAGGGATTCCCTCCTGCTACAGCTGCGATGCATTATTGA
- the ZSWIM1 gene encoding zinc finger SWIM domain-containing protein 1, which produces MLERLKAPWSAALQRKYFDLGIWTAPISPMALTMLNGLLIKDSSPPMLLHQVNKTAQLDTFNYQSCFMQSVFDHFPEILFIHRTYNLRGKVLYTFLVDGPRVQLEGHLARAVYFAIPAKEDTEGLAQMFQVFKKFNPAWERVCTILVDPHFLPLPILAMEFPTAEVLLSAFHICKFLQAKFYQLSLERPVERLLLTSLQSTMCSATAGNLRKLYTLLSNCIPPAKLPELHSHWLLNDRIWLAHRWRSRAESSRYFQSLEVTTHILSQFFGTTPSEKQGMASLFRYMQQNSADKANFNQGLCAQNNHAPSDTIPESPKVEQLVESHIQHSLNAICTGPAAQLCLGELAVVQKSTHLIGSGSEKMNIQILEDTHKVQPQPPASCSCYFNQAFHLPCRHILAMLSARRQVLQPDMLPAQWTAGCATSLDSILGSKWSETLDKHLAVTHLTEEVGQLLQHCTKEEFERRYSTLRELADSWIGPYEQVQL; this is translated from the coding sequence ATGCTTGAGAGACTCAAAGCCCCGTGGTCAGCTGCCCTGCAAAGAAAGTATTTTGACCTTGGCATTTGGACAGCTCCCATCTCTCCCATGGCCCTGACAATGCTGAATGGGCTCCTGATTAAGGACTCAAGCCCACCTATGCTGCTGCACCAGGTTAACAAGACTGCCCAGTTAGATACCTTCAACTACCAGAGCTGCTTTATGCAAAGTGTCTTTGACCATTTCCCTGAGATCTTATTTATCCACCGGACCTATAACCTAAGGGGTAAGGTCTTATATACCTTCCTAGTGGATGGACCTCGGGTGCAGCTGGAGGGTCATCTTGCCCGAGCAGTCTACTTTGCCATCCCTGCCAAGGAGGACACTGAAGGCCTGGCCCAGATGTTCCAGGTATTCAAGAAGTTTAATCCAGCATGGGAGAGAGTCTGTACCATCCTCGTGGATCCTCATTTCCTTCCACTGCCTATCCTAGCCATGGAGTTCCCCACAGCTGAGGTCCTTCTCTCAGCCTTCCACATTTGTAAGTTCCTCCAGGCCAAGTTCTATCAGCTGTCCCTTGAACGGCCCGTGGAAAGGCTGCTCCTGACCTCCCTGCAGAGTACAATGTGCTCAGCCACAGCAGGCAACCTGAGAAAGTTGTATACACTCCTGAGCAACTGCATCCCTCCAGCCAAGCTGCCCGAGCTTCACTCACACTGGCTGCTCAATGACCGCATCTGGCTGGCTCACCGCTGGAGAAGCCGAGCTGAGAGCAGCCGCTACTTCCAGAGCCTCGAGGTCACCACCCACATCCTCAGCCAGTTCTTTGGTACCACCCCATCTGAGAAACAAGGTATGGCTTCTCTGTTCCGTTACATGCAGCAGAACTCTGCAGACAAGGCAAACTTCAACCAGGGCCTGTGTGCCCAGAACAATCACGCTCCCTCAGACACCATCCCCGAAAGCCCCAAAGTGGAGCAGCTGGTAGAATCCCACATCCAGCACTCCCTCAATGCCATCTGCACAGGGCCAGCAGCCCAGCTGTGCCTGGGCGAGCTTGCTGTGGTCCAGAAATCCACACACCTCATTGGCTCTGGCTCAGAAAAGATGAACATACAGATCCTGGAAGATACCCATAAGGTGCAGCCCCAGCCCCCTGCCAGCTGCAGCTGCTACTTTAACCAGGCCTTCCACCTGCCCTGCCGCCACATCCTAGCCATGCTCAGTGCCCGCCGCCAGGTGCTCCAGCCCGACATGCTGCCGGCTCAGTGGACGGCAGGCTGTGCTACCAGTCTAGACAGCATCCTGGGCAGCAAGTGGAGTGAGACCCTGGATAAGCACCTGGCAGTGACTCACCTCACCGAGGAGGTGGGTCAGCTGTTGCAGCACTGCACCAAGGAGGAGTTTGAGCGGAGGTATAGCACCCTGCGGGAACTGGCCGACAGCTGGATTGGGCCTTATGAGCAGGTCCAACTCTGA
- the SPATA25 gene encoding spermatogenesis-associated protein 25 isoform X1 produces the protein MSYFRTPQTHPGPLPSGQGGAASPGLSLGLCSPVEPVVVASGGTGPLSQKAEQMAPAAQAGGPALAMPQARGCPGGTSWETLQKEYSRNCHKFPHVRQLESLGWDSGYSRSRAPDLGGPSRPRPLMLCGLSPRVLPVPSEAVGKEASSQPDICILTLAMMIAGIPTVPVPGVREEDLIWAAQAFMMAHPEPEGAVEGAQWEQAHAHTASGKMPLVRSKRGQPPGSCL, from the exons ATGTCCTACTTCAGGACTCCACAAACTCATCCAGGTCCTCTGCCTTCCGGCCAAG GTGGGGCTGCTTCTCCAGGCTTGTCCCTTGGCCTCTGTAGTCCTGTAGAGCCAGTGGTGGTGGCCTCTGGTGGAACAGGCCCACTGAGCCAGAAAGCTGAGCAGATGGCACCTGCTGCCCAGGCCGGGGGCCCAGCCCTGGCAATGCCACAAGCCAGGGGCTGCCCTGGGGGGACTAGCTGGGAGACACTACAGAAGGAATACAGCCGAAACTGCCACAAATTCCCGCATGTGAGGCAGCTGGAGAGCTTGGGCTGGGACAGTGGCTACTCCAGAAGCAGAGCCCCTGACCTGGGTGGCCCCAGCAGGCCTAGGCCCCTGATGCTGTGTGGGCTGTCACCACGGGTTCTACCggtaccctctgaagcagtggggAAGGAGGCCAGCTCCCAGCCTGATATCTGCATCCTCACCCTCGCTATGATGATCGCTGGCATCCCCACCGTGCCTGTCCCAGGAGTTCGGGAAGAGGACCTGATCTGGGCCGCTCAAGCTTTCATGATGGCCCATCCGGAGCCAGAGGGTGCTGTGGAGGGGGCGCAGTGGGAGCAGGCGCATGCCCACACAGCCTCTGGGAAGATGCCCCTAGTGAGATCTAAGAGGGGCCAGCCTCCTGGCTCCTGCTTGTAG
- the SPATA25 gene encoding spermatogenesis-associated protein 25 isoform X2 produces the protein MRVTSFRITAGGAASPGLSLGLCSPVEPVVVASGGTGPLSQKAEQMAPAAQAGGPALAMPQARGCPGGTSWETLQKEYSRNCHKFPHVRQLESLGWDSGYSRSRAPDLGGPSRPRPLMLCGLSPRVLPVPSEAVGKEASSQPDICILTLAMMIAGIPTVPVPGVREEDLIWAAQAFMMAHPEPEGAVEGAQWEQAHAHTASGKMPLVRSKRGQPPGSCL, from the exons ATGAGAGTCACTTCGTTTAGAATCACTGCAG GTGGGGCTGCTTCTCCAGGCTTGTCCCTTGGCCTCTGTAGTCCTGTAGAGCCAGTGGTGGTGGCCTCTGGTGGAACAGGCCCACTGAGCCAGAAAGCTGAGCAGATGGCACCTGCTGCCCAGGCCGGGGGCCCAGCCCTGGCAATGCCACAAGCCAGGGGCTGCCCTGGGGGGACTAGCTGGGAGACACTACAGAAGGAATACAGCCGAAACTGCCACAAATTCCCGCATGTGAGGCAGCTGGAGAGCTTGGGCTGGGACAGTGGCTACTCCAGAAGCAGAGCCCCTGACCTGGGTGGCCCCAGCAGGCCTAGGCCCCTGATGCTGTGTGGGCTGTCACCACGGGTTCTACCggtaccctctgaagcagtggggAAGGAGGCCAGCTCCCAGCCTGATATCTGCATCCTCACCCTCGCTATGATGATCGCTGGCATCCCCACCGTGCCTGTCCCAGGAGTTCGGGAAGAGGACCTGATCTGGGCCGCTCAAGCTTTCATGATGGCCCATCCGGAGCCAGAGGGTGCTGTGGAGGGGGCGCAGTGGGAGCAGGCGCATGCCCACACAGCCTCTGGGAAGATGCCCCTAGTGAGATCTAAGAGGGGCCAGCCTCCTGGCTCCTGCTTGTAG